A stretch of the Phyllopteryx taeniolatus isolate TA_2022b chromosome 5, UOR_Ptae_1.2, whole genome shotgun sequence genome encodes the following:
- the immp2l gene encoding mitochondrial inner membrane protease subunit 2 isoform X4 — MAQGGTRGRRYLRAFVSGFFVAVPVTVTVLDRLAYVARVEGSSMQPFLNPEGASEGDVVLLNRWSVRKYHVQRGDIVSVMTLSYKKRHVRVPDGHVWIEGDHHGHSLDSNTFGPVSVALLHGRASHIVWPPGRWQRIRADLPPNRAPLFTEDDDDR; from the exons ATGGCTCAGGGGGGCACACGGGGGCGCCGCTACCTGCGCGCCTTCGTGAGTGGCTTCTTTGTGGCCGTGCCCGTCACCGTCACCGTCCTGGATCGCTTGGCGTATGTGGCCAGGGTGGAGGGCTCGTCCATGCAG CCGTTCCTGAACCCGGAAGGAGCGTCCGAGGGTGACGTGGTTCTGCTGAACCGCTGGAGTGTCAGGAAGTACCACGTCCAGAGAGGAGACATCGTGTCTGTCAT GACTCTGAGCTACAAGAAGCGACACGTGCGCGTCCCTGACGGTCACGTGTGGATCGAGGGGGACCATCACGGCCACAGTCTGGACAGCAACACCTTTGGCCCG GTGTCGGTGGCTCTCCTCCACGGCCGCGCGTCGCACATCGTTTGGCCGCCGGGCCGCTGGCAGCGCATCCGAGCCGATCTCCCGCCGAACCGAGCGCCGCTGTTTaccgaggacgacgacgaccgGTGA
- the immp2l gene encoding mitochondrial inner membrane protease subunit 2 isoform X2 codes for MAQGGTRGRRYLRAFVSGFFVAVPVTVTVLDRLAYVARVEGSSMQPFLNPEGASEGDVVLLNRWSVRKYHVQRGDIVSVMTLSYKKRHVRVPDGHVWIEGDHHGHSLDSNTFGPVRRGVGGSPPRPRVAHRLAAGPLAAHPSRSPAEPSAAVYRGRRRPVNATRVHVYLERLLLAGGCAVTLTAKYSAFGMNGNCDEAT; via the exons ATGGCTCAGGGGGGCACACGGGGGCGCCGCTACCTGCGCGCCTTCGTGAGTGGCTTCTTTGTGGCCGTGCCCGTCACCGTCACCGTCCTGGATCGCTTGGCGTATGTGGCCAGGGTGGAGGGCTCGTCCATGCAG CCGTTCCTGAACCCGGAAGGAGCGTCCGAGGGTGACGTGGTTCTGCTGAACCGCTGGAGTGTCAGGAAGTACCACGTCCAGAGAGGAGACATCGTGTCTGTCAT GACTCTGAGCTACAAGAAGCGACACGTGCGCGTCCCTGACGGTCACGTGTGGATCGAGGGGGACCATCACGGCCACAGTCTGGACAGCAACACCTTTGGCCCGGT gcggCGAGGTGTCGGTGGCTCTCCTCCACGGCCGCGCGTCGCACATCGTTTGGCCGCCGGGCCGCTGGCAGCGCATCCGAGCCGATCTCCCGCCGAACCGAGCGCCGCTGTTTaccgaggacgacgacgaccgGTGAACGCGACGAGAGTGCACGTCTACTTGGAGCGCCTCCTGCTGGCGGGAGGCTGTGCGGTCACGCTGACGGCGAAGTATTCGGCATTTGGGATGAACGGAAACTGTGACGAGGCGACGTGA
- the znf277 gene encoding zinc finger protein 277 isoform X1, producing MAASDRSGDGVDHILEPLCFPEQPNPPPPGDPGDPDSHRPSSCRGGAETLSCLFCPESLPATQEDVLLKHLLLQHNLVIADVKLVADLPKYLLYWKGRFLEQPITDFCSEIKTNSTGPVEKQERYFLLCDVLPEDRALREKLQQKRLEEALEQQQKERDDRGFRRVCMFCNDEFAGNRADLLNHMAREHAFSVGLPDNIVYCNELLDTLQSKVDNLQCLYCEKTFKDKMTLKDHMRKKAHRRINPSNRQYDRFYIINYLELGKTWEEVQREDDRELPDDKDDDWSEWRARPVAAVCLFCDLRRDTADDIYAHMKKVHDFDLQHLRAELSEAGQLHPAPDPSEPLPRLPGPVPLPSRRPYTSAGAPARHDAAARRRLEPTAVLLPHLRERRPAVRAARQRRRGERRRAIGRRPRPCRRRAEPAGKRHTTLTRTFRRHDRRGSLMTSSRRNQ from the exons ATGGCTGCCAGCGACAGGAGCGGAGATG GTGTGGACCATATCCTGGAGCCGCTGTGTTTCCCAGAGCAGCCtaatcctcctcctcccggCGATCCCGGCGATCCGGACTCTCACCGTCCCAGTTCATGTCGCGGCGGAGCAGAGACGCTGTCGTGTCTCTTCTGCCCGGAGTCACTGCCTGCGACGCAGGAGGACGTCCTCCTCAAACATCTCCTGCTGCAGCACAACTTGGTCATTGCTGATGTCAAACTCGTCGCAGACCTTCCAAA GTATCTGCTGTACTGGAAAGGCCGCTTCTTGGAACAGCCCATCACTGATTTCTGCAGTGAGATCAAGACCAACTCCACCGGGCCCGTGG aaaaacaggagcGTTACTTCCTGCTGTGCGACGTCCTTCCTGAAGACCGCGCCCTGCGAGAGAAGCTCCAGCAAAAGCGTCTG GAGGAGGCGctggagcagcagcagaagGAGCGAGACGACCGCGGCTTCCGCCGCGTGTGCATGTTCTGCAATGACGAGTTCGCCGGGAACAG GGCCGACCTTCTGAACCACATGGCTCGCGAGCACGCGTTCAGCGTCGGGCTTCCCGACAACATCGTCTACTGTAACGAGCTCCTGGACACGCTGCAGAGCAAAGTGGACAA CCTGCAGTGTCTGTACTGCGAGAAGACATTCAAGGACAAAATGACGCTGAAGGATCACATGAGGAAGAAAGCGCACCGCCGCATCAACCCCAGCAACCGACAATACGACCGCTTCTACATCATCAACTACCTG GAACTGGGGAAGACCTGGGAGGAAGTGCAGAGAGAGGACGACCGCGAGCTGCCGGACGACAAAGACGA CGACTGGTCCGAGTGGCGCGCTCGTCCCGTCGCGGCCGTCTGCTTGTTCTGTGACCTTCGGCGCGACACCGCGGACGACATCTACGCTCACATGAAG AAAGTTCACGACTTCGATCTGCAGCATCTGAGGGCCGAGCTCA GTGAAGCTGGTCAACTTCATCCGGCGCCAGATCCATCAGAACCGCTGCCACGCCTGCCGGGACCAGTTCCGCTGCCGAGTCGACGTCCTTACACATCTGCGGGAGCGCCGGCACGCCACGACGCTGCCGCCCGCCGCCGCTTGGAACCAACCGCA GTACTACTTCCCCACCTACGAGAACGACGCCCTGCTGTGCGCGCTGCCCGACAGCGACGGCGAGGAGAGCGACGGCGGGCGATCGGCAGGAGACCGCGTCCCTGTCGTCGGCGAGCAGAACCCGCTGGAAAACGCCACACGACGCTCACGCGCACCTTCCGGCGCCACGACAGACGTGGCtctttgatgacatcatcacgtcGCAATCAATAA
- the znf277 gene encoding zinc finger protein 277 isoform X2: protein MAASDRSGDGVDHILEPLCFPEQPNPPPPGDPGDPDSHRPSSCRGGAETLSCLFCPESLPATQEDVLLKHLLLQHNLVIADVKLVADLPKYLLYWKGRFLEQPITDFCSEIKTNSTGPVEKQERYFLLCDVLPEDRALREKLQQKRLEEALEQQQKERDDRGFRRVCMFCNDEFAGNRADLLNHMAREHAFSVGLPDNIVYCNELLDTLQSKVDNLQCLYCEKTFKDKMTLKDHMRKKAHRRINPSNRQYDRFYIINYLELGKTWEEVQREDDRELPDDKDDDWSEWRARPVAAVCLFCDLRRDTADDIYAHMKKVHDFDLQHLRAELNLSFYQQVKLVNFIRRQIHQNRCHACRDQFRCRVDVLTHLRERRHATTLPPAAAWNQPQYYFPTYENDALLCALPDSDGEESDGGRSAGDRVPVVGEQNPLENATRRSRAPSGATTDVAL from the exons ATGGCTGCCAGCGACAGGAGCGGAGATG GTGTGGACCATATCCTGGAGCCGCTGTGTTTCCCAGAGCAGCCtaatcctcctcctcccggCGATCCCGGCGATCCGGACTCTCACCGTCCCAGTTCATGTCGCGGCGGAGCAGAGACGCTGTCGTGTCTCTTCTGCCCGGAGTCACTGCCTGCGACGCAGGAGGACGTCCTCCTCAAACATCTCCTGCTGCAGCACAACTTGGTCATTGCTGATGTCAAACTCGTCGCAGACCTTCCAAA GTATCTGCTGTACTGGAAAGGCCGCTTCTTGGAACAGCCCATCACTGATTTCTGCAGTGAGATCAAGACCAACTCCACCGGGCCCGTGG aaaaacaggagcGTTACTTCCTGCTGTGCGACGTCCTTCCTGAAGACCGCGCCCTGCGAGAGAAGCTCCAGCAAAAGCGTCTG GAGGAGGCGctggagcagcagcagaagGAGCGAGACGACCGCGGCTTCCGCCGCGTGTGCATGTTCTGCAATGACGAGTTCGCCGGGAACAG GGCCGACCTTCTGAACCACATGGCTCGCGAGCACGCGTTCAGCGTCGGGCTTCCCGACAACATCGTCTACTGTAACGAGCTCCTGGACACGCTGCAGAGCAAAGTGGACAA CCTGCAGTGTCTGTACTGCGAGAAGACATTCAAGGACAAAATGACGCTGAAGGATCACATGAGGAAGAAAGCGCACCGCCGCATCAACCCCAGCAACCGACAATACGACCGCTTCTACATCATCAACTACCTG GAACTGGGGAAGACCTGGGAGGAAGTGCAGAGAGAGGACGACCGCGAGCTGCCGGACGACAAAGACGA CGACTGGTCCGAGTGGCGCGCTCGTCCCGTCGCGGCCGTCTGCTTGTTCTGTGACCTTCGGCGCGACACCGCGGACGACATCTACGCTCACATGAAG AAAGTTCACGACTTCGATCTGCAGCATCTGAGGGCCGAGCTCA ACCTGAGCTTCTACCAACAGGTGAAGCTGGTCAACTTCATCCGGCGCCAGATCCATCAGAACCGCTGCCACGCCTGCCGGGACCAGTTCCGCTGCCGAGTCGACGTCCTTACACATCTGCGGGAGCGCCGGCACGCCACGACGCTGCCGCCCGCCGCCGCTTGGAACCAACCGCA GTACTACTTCCCCACCTACGAGAACGACGCCCTGCTGTGCGCGCTGCCCGACAGCGACGGCGAGGAGAGCGACGGCGGGCGATCGGCAGGAGACCGCGTCCCTGTCGTCGGCGAGCAGAACCCGCTGGAAAACGCCACACGACGCTCACGCGCACCTTCCGGCGCCACGACAGACGTGGCtctttga
- the pdcd2l gene encoding programmed cell death protein 2-like isoform X1, producing the protein MASPGQESTLLGVFDGKLDDSKHRSSFLTNKAGGLPDATPGLPRASPRCGRCSAPLVHVVQVYCPLGGSPYHRTLQLFACAAADCGGRPESWAALRSQSLEAEGGAAKEAPLSASDWCDSADDWGAMEEDVAEPVPEEEKEDVGRPYDLALAEPGPDVPVLRAFFIGVLDERDVEAETEEEEEERSHADKLLRDYERREGAVAAVCETYEKSGARHGDRAFSSFRKRISACPRQILRYCRGGRPLLMSAHETPPPPPCEACGGPRTFELQLMPALVGLLSWTGGTETGSPPEFGTVLVFTCAASCWTSSRRRPVGEFCRVHMDPDQELFK; encoded by the exons ATGGCGTCTCCCGGCCAGGAGTCGACTCTTCTGGGCGTGTTCGACGGCAAGCTGGACGACTCGAAGCATCGCTCGTCCTTCCTGACCAACAAGGCGGGAGGCCTCCCGGACGCGACGCCGGGCCTCCCCCGCGCGTCTCCCCGCTGCGGCCGCTGCTCGGCCCCGCTTGTCCACGTGGTGCAGGTGTACTGCCCCCTGGGGGGCTCGCCCTACCACCGGACCCTCCAGCTGTTCGCCTGCGCGGCCGCCGACTGCGGCGGCCGGCCGGAGAGCTGGGCGGCGCTGCGCTCTCAGAGCCTGGAGGCGGAAGGGGGAGCGGCGAAGGAGGCTCCTCTGTCGGCTAGTGACTGGTGCGACTCCGCCGATGACTGGGGCGCGATGGAGGAAGACGTAGCGGAGCCAGTCCCGGAGGAAGAAAAAG AGGACGTTGGCCGCCCGTACGACCTCGCTCTGGCGGAGCCCGGACCGGACGTTCCCGTCCTGCGAGCGTTCTTCATCGGCGTGCTGGACGAGCGGGACGTCGAGGCCGAgaccgaggaggaggaggaggagcggtCGCACGCCGACAAGCTGCTGAGGGACTACGAGAGGCGGGAGGGAGCGGTCGCCGCGGTCTGCGAGACCTACGAGAAGAGCGGCGCGCGTCACGGGGACCGGGCCTTCTCCAGCTTCCGGAAGAGGATCTCGGCGTGCCCGCGACAGATCCTGCGCTACTGCCGCGGCGGGCGACCGCTACTGATGTCGGCCCACgagacgccgccgccgccgccctgcGAAGCCTGCGGCGGCCCGCGGACCTTCGAGCTGCAGCTCATGCCGGCGCTCGTCGGTCTGCTGAGTTGGACCGGCGGAACCGAGACCGGGTCGCCGCCTGAGTTCGGCACGGTGCTGGTCTTCACCTGCGCCGCCAGCTGCTGGACGTCCTCGCGGCGGCGACCCGTCGGCGAGTTCTGCCGGGTCCACATGGACCCGGACCAGGAACTCTTCAAATGA
- the immp2l gene encoding mitochondrial inner membrane protease subunit 2 isoform X3 encodes MAQGGTRGRRYLRAFVSGFFVAVPVTVTVLDRLAYVARVEGSSMQPFLNPEGASEGDVVLLNRWSVRKYHVQRGDIVSVMSPRNPEQKIIKRVIALEGDFIRTLSYKKRHVRVPDGHVWIEGDHHGHSLDSNTFGPVSVALLHGRASHIVWPPGRWQRIRADLPPNRAPLFTEDDDDR; translated from the exons ATGGCTCAGGGGGGCACACGGGGGCGCCGCTACCTGCGCGCCTTCGTGAGTGGCTTCTTTGTGGCCGTGCCCGTCACCGTCACCGTCCTGGATCGCTTGGCGTATGTGGCCAGGGTGGAGGGCTCGTCCATGCAG CCGTTCCTGAACCCGGAAGGAGCGTCCGAGGGTGACGTGGTTCTGCTGAACCGCTGGAGTGTCAGGAAGTACCACGTCCAGAGAGGAGACATCGTGTCTGTCAT GTCTCCCAGGAATCCCGAGCAGAAGATCATCAAGCGCGTCATCGCCCTGGAGGGAGACTTCATCAG GACTCTGAGCTACAAGAAGCGACACGTGCGCGTCCCTGACGGTCACGTGTGGATCGAGGGGGACCATCACGGCCACAGTCTGGACAGCAACACCTTTGGCCCG GTGTCGGTGGCTCTCCTCCACGGCCGCGCGTCGCACATCGTTTGGCCGCCGGGCCGCTGGCAGCGCATCCGAGCCGATCTCCCGCCGAACCGAGCGCCGCTGTTTaccgaggacgacgacgaccgGTGA
- the pdcd2l gene encoding programmed cell death protein 2-like isoform X2 codes for MASPGQESTLLGVFDGKLDDSKHRSSFLTNKAGGLPDATPGLPRASPRCGRCSAPLVHVVQVYCPLGGSPYHRTLQLFACAAADCGGRPESWAALRSQSLEAEGGAAKEAPLSASDWCDSADDWGAMEEDVAEPVPEEEKAWGTFVDVNVALAFRGRWPPVRPRSGGARTGRSRPASVLHRRAGRAGRRGRDRGGGGGAVARRQAAEGLREAGGSGRRGLRDLREERRASRGPGLLQLPEEDLGVPATDPALLPRRATATDVGPRDAAAAALRSLRRPADLRAAAHAGARRSAELDRRNRDRVAA; via the exons ATGGCGTCTCCCGGCCAGGAGTCGACTCTTCTGGGCGTGTTCGACGGCAAGCTGGACGACTCGAAGCATCGCTCGTCCTTCCTGACCAACAAGGCGGGAGGCCTCCCGGACGCGACGCCGGGCCTCCCCCGCGCGTCTCCCCGCTGCGGCCGCTGCTCGGCCCCGCTTGTCCACGTGGTGCAGGTGTACTGCCCCCTGGGGGGCTCGCCCTACCACCGGACCCTCCAGCTGTTCGCCTGCGCGGCCGCCGACTGCGGCGGCCGGCCGGAGAGCTGGGCGGCGCTGCGCTCTCAGAGCCTGGAGGCGGAAGGGGGAGCGGCGAAGGAGGCTCCTCTGTCGGCTAGTGACTGGTGCGACTCCGCCGATGACTGGGGCGCGATGGAGGAAGACGTAGCGGAGCCAGTCCCGGAGGAAGAAAAAG CTTGGGGGACGTTTGTCGACGTAAACGTTGCGCTCGCTTTTAGAGGACGTTGGCCGCCCGTACGACCTCGCTCTGGCGGAGCCCGGACCGGACGTTCCCGTCCTGCGAGCGTTCTTCATCGGCGTGCTGGACGAGCGGGACGTCGAGGCCGAgaccgaggaggaggaggaggagcggtCGCACGCCGACAAGCTGCTGAGGGACTACGAGAGGCGGGAGGGAGCGGTCGCCGCGGTCTGCGAGACCTACGAGAAGAGCGGCGCGCGTCACGGGGACCGGGCCTTCTCCAGCTTCCGGAAGAGGATCTCGGCGTGCCCGCGACAGATCCTGCGCTACTGCCGCGGCGGGCGACCGCTACTGATGTCGGCCCACgagacgccgccgccgccgccctgcGAAGCCTGCGGCGGCCCGCGGACCTTCGAGCTGCAGCTCATGCCGGCGCTCGTCGGTCTGCTGAGTTGGACCGGCGGAACCGAGACCGGGTCGCCGCCTGA
- the immp2l gene encoding mitochondrial inner membrane protease subunit 2 isoform X1: MAQGGTRGRRYLRAFVSGFFVAVPVTVTVLDRLAYVARVEGSSMQPFLNPEGASEGDVVLLNRWSVRKYHVQRGDIVSVMSPRNPEQKIIKRVIALEGDFIRTLSYKKRHVRVPDGHVWIEGDHHGHSLDSNTFGPVRRGVGGSPPRPRVAHRLAAGPLAAHPSRSPAEPSAAVYRGRRRPVNATRVHVYLERLLLAGGCAVTLTAKYSAFGMNGNCDEAT, translated from the exons ATGGCTCAGGGGGGCACACGGGGGCGCCGCTACCTGCGCGCCTTCGTGAGTGGCTTCTTTGTGGCCGTGCCCGTCACCGTCACCGTCCTGGATCGCTTGGCGTATGTGGCCAGGGTGGAGGGCTCGTCCATGCAG CCGTTCCTGAACCCGGAAGGAGCGTCCGAGGGTGACGTGGTTCTGCTGAACCGCTGGAGTGTCAGGAAGTACCACGTCCAGAGAGGAGACATCGTGTCTGTCAT GTCTCCCAGGAATCCCGAGCAGAAGATCATCAAGCGCGTCATCGCCCTGGAGGGAGACTTCATCAG GACTCTGAGCTACAAGAAGCGACACGTGCGCGTCCCTGACGGTCACGTGTGGATCGAGGGGGACCATCACGGCCACAGTCTGGACAGCAACACCTTTGGCCCGGT gcggCGAGGTGTCGGTGGCTCTCCTCCACGGCCGCGCGTCGCACATCGTTTGGCCGCCGGGCCGCTGGCAGCGCATCCGAGCCGATCTCCCGCCGAACCGAGCGCCGCTGTTTaccgaggacgacgacgaccgGTGAACGCGACGAGAGTGCACGTCTACTTGGAGCGCCTCCTGCTGGCGGGAGGCTGTGCGGTCACGCTGACGGCGAAGTATTCGGCATTTGGGATGAACGGAAACTGTGACGAGGCGACGTGA